The following is a genomic window from Thermoanaerobacter uzonensis DSM 18761.
ATGAAATTTTTGATGAAGATATAGTTGCAGAAAAAGTGTATTCTTCTATATTAGGCAAAATAGTAGAAATAGAAAAAACTACAAAAAATAATGACCTCAAAGAAAAGCTTCAAAACATATTAGAATTTTTAGCTATACCAACAAACTTCCAGATCAATTTAATGAAAATAAGATTTTTTATATCCCTATCTAAGTATGTTAATAATTTACCTCAAAGAATAGATGATAGCAATATGATTTTAGAAAATCTTGAACAGCTATTATCAAGAAAATTTTTTAATGAATATATGGCCTATTTAGAGTCAAAGGATTTTGAAGAAGCACAATACTTAAAACAGCTTTACAATAAAATCGAAGAGCAAAAAGTGATTATATATGATAATATGAATGCAATCGTAAATGCATTGGTCAATTGTATATTATTAACAACATAATAAAAGTACAATTGCTTATATAGCAATTGGTGGGGATAGTTGATTATAGAGATGTTGTCTTTTTGAGAAAGAGTGGTAAGAAAGTATAAATGACTATAAATAAACACAACCCCACTTTTTATAGACAACAAAAAGTGGGGTAAAAAAGAAACAGAATAAATTTATATTATTTTTCTTTTTTTAATCACCTATTGTTGCAATTTGCCCTTCTTGATACCAATCTACATTTTTGCCAAACAGTTGACTTATTACTCTTAATGGAACCATAACCCTTCCATTAGTTTCAAAGGCAGGAGCATTGATTGTTTCTTTTTGGCCATTAGTTATCTTTTGAATGTTTAAGTTTAAGAATTTTTGTTATTGTATTAATTGCTTCATCTATTTGTCCACTTTGTAAGTAAGTTATAGCTTCTATCTTTAATTCTTAATTTCTGATTCTATGTTGTTGCTTTGGTTAAGTATTTTAAGTTATTTCCATCTCTCAAAATAACTAGAAAATACATAAGTAGGAAAATATCTTCAATTGCTCTTATGACAGTAAGCATTTGTTCCCTCGGAAAAATAAATCCTGACAATATTATGGTTGGAAGCAATACGAAAAATGCCCCCTGCATTGCTTGGGTTTGAGTCTGCGCTACTGTTGAGATAAGTATTCCTATTGCAAGAGCACAGGTTATAAAATCAAGTCCTAATAAAAACAATAGATATATATTACCTCTAACAGGCACGCCAAACCAATACATGCTAAGCCCTAAAACCATTAAAAAATCTGTGTAACCAATTAGAATGTAAGGTAAAAGTTTTCCAATCATTAATTCTGAAGATTTTATAGGGGTTACAATCAATTGTTCTATTGTGCCCCTTTCTTTTTCTCTCACAAGCGCAAAAGCCGTCAATATTATGGTGATGTTTTGCATGATTAGACCCAAAAGCCACGGAATTGTAAACACTTGCGTGTTGAGTTCTGGATTGTATTCTACTTTTGTAGAAAGGTCTATTCCAATGGAAGGCATTTTCATGCCTTTGACTTTCAATTCTTTTTGTACAATATTGTTTGAAAACATTTGAGATATCATAATACCGCTTGATAAAGCAGTCCTTGCTGTTGTAGGATCAGAACCATCAATTTTAAGTAAAGGCTGTACCATTTTTACTTTATACTGCGAAAAATCCGGCGGTATAATAACCTTTCCTTCATCCAGCAAACGATTTAACTCATCTATACTACTTACATAAAAATCCGGATTAAAATACAATGAATTTTTGTATGCTTCAATATAGTTTCTGCTTTCATAGGTCTTGCTTTGGTCAAAAACTGCCATTGGTATATGGTCAACTTCTGTTGCAATAGCATAGCCAAAGAGCAAAAGCATTGTAATAGGCATAATAAATGAAATAACTAAACTTATCCTGTCTCTTCTTATATGTATAATTTCTTTTTTAATAATTGCAAAAAGCCTCGTCTTATTCATTATTCATCATCCTTACGTATTTAATAAACACATCTTCAAGCGAATCAAGATTATTTTCTCTTTTTATCTCATAGAGGGGGTACCAAAAGCCATCAACTTCCCATTAAACATAAAAGCTGTGAGGCCACATATTTCTGCTTCTTCCATATAATGAGTAGTCAATAAAATTGACATACCATCATTAGCAAGGCTTTTTATGATATCCCAAAACATCCTTCTTGATAAAGGGTCCACTCCTGATGTAGGTTCATCAAGTATAAGCAATTTAGGATAAGGGATTATTATAAATAACAAAATTAAAAATTAAAATCAACACAAATACGAAAGGGAAATAATTGCAGAAGGCTTAAAACTTTATTTTTCAGTATTTGTAAAAGATGCTTTGTTCCCTTTAGGAGACTTACAGGCTGTAATGGGAGATGGAGAAGTAGGTGTATCAGGCGTAGAAGTAACTGGCTCAGTTACAGTAGAAGTTGTAACCCCACTTTGTAATTAATACAAAAGTGGGGTATTTTGCATCCGCTTTTCTTATACCCATTCAAAAATCTTTTTGATACTTCTGTAGTAACTTCATGTGCTCCTTTTCCCTGCTTAATCACCTACTTAAATTTTACACTATCAATTAAAATTAACGCTATATCATTAAAACCTATTTGTTGTGATATAATAGAACAAAAGGAGTGTATTACATGGAGAACTTGAATATAAAAACTATAAAAAAGTTAATCTTGAAAGGCCAATGGTTTTTAAGTGAACATGCTCTAGACAGATTAATCGAAAGAAACCTAAGAATATCTGATGTTTTAGTTTCAATTTTAAATGGTGAAATCATAGAAACATATCCAGAAGATCCACGTGGTGCTAGTTGTCTAATTTTAGGTAAAAAAGACAGCACTCCTATTCACACAGTTTGTGGTTTAATGAATGATAATTTGGTAATTATAACAGTTTATCTTCCCGAACCGCCCAAATGGATAGATGAGAGAACGAGAGGAGGTAAGTATTATGAATAAATGTTTTAAGTGTGGTTGTGAAGAACTAATAAAAACAAAAGTCACACTCGAAAAATGGATTAATGGAAAACTTATTGTTGTAGAAAATGTTCCAGCATGGGTATGTAAAGAATGTGGAGAAAAATATTTTGATGCGGAAACTATGCTAAAGCTTGATGAGTATTTTTACGAAGCAGTACCAGAAAAAATTATTGAAGTCCCTGTATTTGAATATAAGGAAGGATAAATATAAATAAACACAACCCCCACTTTTTATATACAACAAAAAGTGGGGGTACTAACAGTCTTAAAATTTTTAACTAAATTTAAATATGATTATATGATTAAACCATATTTTAGCATCTACTCCACCGCAAAGGGTGGGCTCTAATATCCTATTGATTTAGTTTTTATAGATATACTGTTTTCTCCCTCTACATAATGAGATTTAGCTTTTAAAATTATTTCTCCCGACTTTCGTGTCGATTTTACATAAACTGCTCCTCTGCCAGCCTCTAATGTCAACGGATTTTCTCCAATCAGTTTTCCTTCACCTTCTATTTCAAATGATACAGGTATATTAGCATATGGAAGAATAGAGCCGTTTTCATCTACAACACTTATAACAACCCGTGTACAATCAGCGCCATCTGCCATAATCTCATTATCATCACAAGAAAGAATTAATTTATGTGGTTTCCCATATGGCCTTAATGTATGTCTTGCTACTTCCTTACCGTCTATCAAACCTACCGCAGTAATAGAAGCATTATTAACTCTTACCTCCATATAGTTGATTCCGCATTCCTTTATTGAAAATTCAAAAGGCGGATGTGGTAAACTAGGAAAGTCAACTCTATTGGGCATTTGTCTTTTCACAAACTTATCGTTTATATAAAGTTCTACTTCTTCACAATTGCTAAATACAAGCAATTTGTCACCGTTCTCTTCCTCAAATGATGGTATTAAGTACGAAGCTATAAACACATAGGGTCCATATAAGTGCGGGTCGGCTTGACTCATGTAAAAATGAGCTGCAAATTTTGGAAGTCTAAAAATATCACAGACTCCGTGATAGCATATATTGTCTCCTGAACCAAAAGCACTCGTGGTATTATAATCAAATGCACACCAGCCTGATGCACCAGCCATGTTTGGTATCCCATATTGTTTGTCTTGAATAAGAGCATGCAACCTTGCATGAGTAATAAGTCGATTAAGGTTATCATAAGTTTTTGTCGGATACATGTGACCCATATATTCTGTTACCATATACTTTTTGTGATTTGGAAGTTGTATTTTGCCTTCTAAATTGTATATAAAGTCGTTATATGTAAATACATCCTCTAGCTTTTCACTATCTCTTAAATATCTAACACCACCTGTTGGTCTACTTCTGTCTAATTTATGAGCTATTTCATTCATTTCTTTATAAAAATCGTGGTCATCTAAAGACTCATTTATTCGCACACCCCACATAAATATACAAGGATGATTTCTATCTCTTAAAATCATTTCTTTTAAATTCTCTTTTGCAATGTTCTTCCAATTTTCATCGCCTATATGCTGCCATCCAGGTATCTCTTCAAAAACTAACAAACCTATCTCATCACATCTATCCAAAAATGAAACAGCCTGCGGATAATGTGACGTCCTAA
Proteins encoded in this region:
- a CDS encoding stalk domain-containing protein, which gives rise to MQKITNGQKETINAPAFETNGRVMVPLRVISQLFGKNVDWYQEGQIATIGD
- a CDS encoding ABC transporter permease, which produces MNKTRLFAIIKKEIIHIRRDRISLVISFIMPITMLLLFGYAIATEVDHIPMAVFDQSKTYESRNYIEAYKNSLYFNPDFYVSSIDELNRLLDEGKVIIPPDFSQYKVKMVQPLLKIDGSDPTTARTALSSGIMISQMFSNNIVQKELKVKGMKMPSIGIDLSTKVEYNPELNTQVFTIPWLLGLIMQNITIILTAFALVREKERGTIEQLIVTPIKSSELMIGKLLPYILIGYTDFLMVLGLSMYWFGVPVRGNIYLLFLLGLDFITCALAIGILISTVAQTQTQAMQGAFFVLLPTIILSGFIFPREQMLTVIRAIEDIFLLMYFLVILRDGNNLKYLTKATT
- a CDS encoding ATP-binding cassette domain-containing protein; protein product: MLFIIIPYPKLLILDEPTSGVDPLSRRMFWDIIKSLANDGMSILLTTHYMEEAEICGLTAFMFNGKLMAFGTPSMR
- a CDS encoding DUF4258 domain-containing protein; its protein translation is MENLNIKTIKKLILKGQWFLSEHALDRLIERNLRISDVLVSILNGEIIETYPEDPRGASCLILGKKDSTPIHTVCGLMNDNLVIITVYLPEPPKWIDERTRGGKYYE
- a CDS encoding type II toxin-antitoxin system MqsA family antitoxin is translated as MNKCFKCGCEELIKTKVTLEKWINGKLIVVENVPAWVCKECGEKYFDAETMLKLDEYFYEAVPEKIIEVPVFEYKEG
- a CDS encoding glycoside hydrolase family 2 TIM barrel-domain containing protein, whose translation is MGRKVLNFNVDWLYIPEDLNDAHKFDFDESNFKVVSLPHANKTFPHHYFKEEDYRFVSWYRKHFKVDERYKGKKVYIHFEGVMTVAKVYVNGEFVGEHKGGYTPFEFDITEYVKYGDFKNLIAVQVDSREHKDIPPEGHLVDYMLFGGIYRNVWLKILNETYIQDVYFVVDKLQDSVAEISITTTIEGKEVRNAKILTEVINKEGAVCSSFVTDVKDMQKEIVQRIKMENPLTWHPDHPYLYNVSVKLIAENEILDNYTFRIGIRTVEFRDDGKFYINGEPLKLRGLNRHQTFPYVGGAMPDRVQRKDADILKYELGLNYIRTSHYPQAVSFLDRCDEIGLLVFEEIPGWQHIGDENWKNIAKENLKEMILRDRNHPCIFMWGVRINESLDDHDFYKEMNEIAHKLDRSRPTGGVRYLRDSEKLEDVFTYNDFIYNLEGKIQLPNHKKYMVTEYMGHMYPTKTYDNLNRLITHARLHALIQDKQYGIPNMAGASGWCAFDYNTTSAFGSGDNICYHGVCDIFRLPKFAAHFYMSQADPHLYGPYVFIASYLIPSFEEENGDKLLVFSNCEEVELYINDKFVKRQMPNRVDFPSLPHPPFEFSIKECGINYMEVRVNNASITAVGLIDGKEVARHTLRPYGKPHKLILSCDDNEIMADGADCTRVVISVVDENGSILPYANIPVSFEIEGEGKLIGENPLTLEAGRGAVYVKSTRKSGEIILKAKSHYVEGENSISIKTKSIGY